The following proteins come from a genomic window of Gossypium raimondii isolate GPD5lz chromosome 5, ASM2569854v1, whole genome shotgun sequence:
- the LOC105767383 gene encoding uncharacterized protein LOC105767383 isoform X1, whose translation MNPRCCLLPQTERCFGKKPFCSFVFFSGAYLRALTHWLMDTFKAKCKALFSSRGCFGCFIAVDDPSKRLKIRGRKAKRSSCSEDFWNSSGCEMEHSGVQSQGSISSTNASNLDPSGSTSHPSEFVNHGLLLWSQTRQQWLGNNKSEKRVQPRQPTISWNTIYESLHGNYKSFPHPIPLPEMVDFLVDVWEQEGLYG comes from the exons ATGAACCCTAGGTGTTGTTTATTACCTCAGACTGAGAGATGTTTTGGGAAGAAACCATTTTGTtcgtttgttttcttttctggaGCTTATTTACGTGCTCTAACACACTGGCTGATGGACACATTCAAGGCTAAATGCAAAGCTCTCTTCAGT AGCAGAGGTTGTTTTGGGTGCTTCATTGCGGTGGATGATCCATCTAAGCGTCTAAAGATTCGAGGCCGGAAAGCAAAGAGATCTAGCTGTTCTGAGGATTTCTGGAATAGCAGTGGGTGCGAGATGGAACATAGTGGAGTCCAGTCCCAGGGAAGCATTTCATCAACCAACGCATCTAATCTCGATCCTTCTGGCAGCACAAGTCATCCTTCTGAATTTGTAAATCATG GCCTTCTTCTTTGGAGCCAAACAAGGCAACAATGGCTTGGAAATAATAAGTCCGAGAAACGGGTGCAACCTCGGCAACCCACGATAAG TTGGAATACAATCTACGAGAGTTTACATGGGAACTATAAGTCATTTCCGCACCCAATCCCCCTTCCT GAGATGGTGGATTTCCTAGTTGATGTTTGGGAGCAAGAGGGCTTATATGGTTAA
- the LOC105767382 gene encoding phospholipase D alpha 1 isoform X1, whose product MTQEEQKHLLHGTLSATIYGIEELPFGCRENFCLQGTMTASKFQKKCLATFKRTALGPQLYATVDLDKARVARTGVVRHKPSSPQWNETFRIYCAHLISHVIFTVKDNSPIGAVLIGRAYLPVKDIIVANGDTVIRYLKIQDEERKALPGQPQIHVALQFRSVSQEESWGVGIKTPGFEGVPYTFFRQRQGCKVTLYQDANISDGFKPDIPGMTYDPRRCWEDIYDAINKAKHFIYITGWSVYTEITLIRDPKKEKPGSDETLGNLLLKKAKEGVKVLLLVWDDRTSIELLKQEGLMSTHDEETSAYFRFRGVHCVLCPRNPDNKRSFVEGIKIATMFTHHQKTLIVDSENPNPGEKRTVVSFIGGIDLCDGRYDTQDHPLFDTLKDIHHDDFHQPNFNYSSIEKGGPREPWHDIHCKLEGPVAWDVLYNFEQRWLKQAVCRKHHLFSTKKIEEMTVRPPKNLPLDHSETWCVQLFRSIDNGAVVGFPENVKIAHQYGLLSGKNTIIERSIQDAYINAIRRAKNFIYIENQYFLGSSFGWNSEDVKDEDIAALNLIPKELSLKIVSKIKAGERFSVYIVIPMWPEGIPESGPVQAILDWQRRTIQMMYRDVAQALHNEGNPRDYLTFFCLGNREKENKSGEYLPNEKPDPNSDYGRAQQSRRFMIYVHSKMMIVDDEYIIIGSANINERSMAGSRDSEIAMGAFQPYHLATKQPVRGQIYGLRMALWKEHLGQRHDSFATPETEKCIQEVNSIAERNWVLYSSETLEEDLPGHLLRYPINVGEDGSVSSLPGAENFPDTNAPVLGSKSNILPPIVTT is encoded by the exons ATGACGCAGGAGGAGCAGAAACATTTGCTGCATGGGACACTTTCTGCAACAATATATGGGATAGAAGAGCTACCATTTGGATGTAGAGAGAATTTTTGCCTCCAG GGGACGATGACTGCAAGCAAGTTCCAGAAAAAATGTCTCGCCACATTCAAGAGAACG GCCTTAGGTCCACAGCTGTATGCTACGGTTGATCTAGACAAAGCCAGGGTTGCCCGAACAGGAGTTGTAAGACACAAGCCATCTTCACCCCAATGGAACGAGACCTTCCGCATATATTGTGCCCATTTGATCTCACATGTTATATTCACTGTAAAGGATAACAGTCCCATAGGAGCAGTGCTAATAGGCCGAGCTTATTTGCCTGTCAAAGATATTATTGTAGCCAATGGGGATACCGTGATTCGCTATCTTAAAATACAGGATGAGGAGCGCAAGGCACTACCTGGACAGCCCCAAATCCATGTTGCATTGCAGTTTCGAAGTGTTAGCCAGGAGGAAAGTTGGGGTGTGGGAATTAAAACCCCGGGTTTTGAGGGAGTTCCTTACACTTTCTTTCGACAGCGACAGGGCTGCAAAGTTACTCTGTATCAAGATGCCAATATCTCCGATGGTTTCAAGCCTGACATACCTGGGATGACTTATGACCCTCGTAGATGTTGGGAAGACATCTATGATGCAATTAATAAGGCCAAACACTTCATTTATATAACCGGTTGGTCTGTTTACACTGAGATAACTTTGATAAGGGAtccaaagaaagaaaagccTGGAAGTGATGAAACACTTGGGAACCTGCTTTTGAAGAAGGCCAAGGAAGGGGTGAAAGTTCTTTTGCTTGTTTGGGATGATAGAACTTCCATTGAGTTGCTGAAACAGGAAGGCTTGATGTCAACCCATGACGAAGAAACATCGGCCTATTTTCGGTTTAGGGGAGTGCATTGCGTTTTATGTCCTCGTAATCCTGATAATAAACGAAGCTTTGTTGAGGGCATTAAAATTGCTACCATGTTTACTCACCATCAGAAGACACTTATAGTTGATAGCGAAAACCCGAACCCGGGAGAGAAGCGAACGGTTGTCAGTTTTATTGGCGGTATTGATCTTTGTGACGGAAGATATGATACGCAAGATCATCCTTTATTTGATACATTGAAAGACATCCATCATGATGATTTCCATCAGCCAAACTTCAATTACTCATCAATCGAGAAAGGCGGTCCGAGGGAGCCTTGGCATGATATTCATTGCAAACTAGAAGGTCCGGTTGCTTGGGATGTCCTTTACAATTTCGAACAAAGGTGGTTAAAACAAGCTGTGTGTAGGAAACATCACCTGTTTTCTACGAAGAAGATAGAAGAAATGACAGTCCGACCACCAAAGAACCTGCCTTTAGATCACAGTGAAACATGGTGTGTCCAGTTGTTTCGATCCATTGATAACGGGGCGGTTGTTGGCTTTCCTGAAAATGTTAAGATAGCACATCAATATGGCCTTCTAAGTGGAAAAAACACCATCATTGAACGAAGCATTCAAGATGCATATATCAATGCAATTCGCCGAGCAAAGAACTTCATTTACATTGAAAACCAATATTTCCTAGGAAGCTCCTTTGGTTGGAACTCTGAGGACGTCAAGGATGAAGATATTGCTGCTTTAAATCTCATACCAAAAGAACTCTCCCTAAAGATTGTAAGTAAAATTAAAGCAGGCGAGAGGTTTTCAGTGTACATTGTGATTCCAATGTGGCCTGAAGGCATACCAGAGAGTGGTCCTGTCCAGGCAATCTTAGATTGGCAAAGGAGAACCATTCAAATGATGTATCGTGATGTTGCTCAAGCCCTTCACAATGAGGGCAATCCCCGAGACTATTTGACATTTTTCTGCCTTGGGAACCGGGAGAAAGAAAACAAGAGTGGAGAGTACTTACCTAATGAGAAACCAGACCCTAATTCAGATTATGGGAGAGCTCAACAGTCACGCCGATTTATGATCTATGTTCATTCAAAGATGATGATTG TTGATGATGAGTACATAATCATTGGCTCTGCCAACATCAATGAGAGATCAATGGCTGGTTCAAGAGACTCTGAGATTGCAATGGGGGCATTTCAACCATATCATTTAGCTACTAAGCAACCGGTTAGGGGTCAGATATATGGTCTTCGTATGGCTCTTTGGAAAGAACATCTCGGTCAGCGCCATGACTCTTTCGCTACTCCAGAAACCGAGAAATGCATCCAGGAAGTGAATTCTATTGCTGAAAGAAACTGGGTTTTGTACTCAAGTGAAACACTGGAGGAGGATCTGCCGGGTCACCTGCTTCGCTACCCCATTAATGTTGGAGAAGATGGCTCAGTTTCATCCCTTCCAGGGGCTGAAAATTTTCCAGACACCAATGCTCCCGTCCTTGGAAGCAAATCAAACATCCTTCCTCCAATAGTAACTACTTAG
- the LOC105767383 gene encoding uncharacterized protein LOC105767383 isoform X3 translates to MPFSRGCFGCFIAVDDPSKRLKIRGRKAKRSSCSEDFWNSSGCEMEHSGVQSQGSISSTNASNLDPSGSTSHPSEFVNHGLLLWSQTRQQWLGNNKSEKRVQPRQPTISWNTIYESLHGNYKSFPHPIPLPEMVDFLVDVWEQEGLYG, encoded by the exons ATGCCGTTTTCAAG AGGTTGTTTTGGGTGCTTCATTGCGGTGGATGATCCATCTAAGCGTCTAAAGATTCGAGGCCGGAAAGCAAAGAGATCTAGCTGTTCTGAGGATTTCTGGAATAGCAGTGGGTGCGAGATGGAACATAGTGGAGTCCAGTCCCAGGGAAGCATTTCATCAACCAACGCATCTAATCTCGATCCTTCTGGCAGCACAAGTCATCCTTCTGAATTTGTAAATCATG GCCTTCTTCTTTGGAGCCAAACAAGGCAACAATGGCTTGGAAATAATAAGTCCGAGAAACGGGTGCAACCTCGGCAACCCACGATAAG TTGGAATACAATCTACGAGAGTTTACATGGGAACTATAAGTCATTTCCGCACCCAATCCCCCTTCCT GAGATGGTGGATTTCCTAGTTGATGTTTGGGAGCAAGAGGGCTTATATGGTTAA
- the LOC105767383 gene encoding uncharacterized protein LOC105767383 isoform X2, with product MQSSGYLPTWVSALLACMGGCFGCFIAVDDPSKRLKIRGRKAKRSSCSEDFWNSSGCEMEHSGVQSQGSISSTNASNLDPSGSTSHPSEFVNHGLLLWSQTRQQWLGNNKSEKRVQPRQPTISWNTIYESLHGNYKSFPHPIPLPEMVDFLVDVWEQEGLYG from the exons ATGCAATCTTCTGGTTACCTTCCCACTTGGGTCTCTGCCCTTCTTGCTTGCATGGG AGGTTGTTTTGGGTGCTTCATTGCGGTGGATGATCCATCTAAGCGTCTAAAGATTCGAGGCCGGAAAGCAAAGAGATCTAGCTGTTCTGAGGATTTCTGGAATAGCAGTGGGTGCGAGATGGAACATAGTGGAGTCCAGTCCCAGGGAAGCATTTCATCAACCAACGCATCTAATCTCGATCCTTCTGGCAGCACAAGTCATCCTTCTGAATTTGTAAATCATG GCCTTCTTCTTTGGAGCCAAACAAGGCAACAATGGCTTGGAAATAATAAGTCCGAGAAACGGGTGCAACCTCGGCAACCCACGATAAG TTGGAATACAATCTACGAGAGTTTACATGGGAACTATAAGTCATTTCCGCACCCAATCCCCCTTCCT GAGATGGTGGATTTCCTAGTTGATGTTTGGGAGCAAGAGGGCTTATATGGTTAA
- the LOC105767382 gene encoding phospholipase D alpha 1 isoform X2, whose amino-acid sequence MTQEEQKHLLHGTLSATIYGIEELPFGCRENFCLQGTMTASKFQKKCLATFKRTALGPQLYATVDLDKARVARTGVVRHKPSSPQWNETFRIYCAHLISHVIFTVKDNSPIGAVLIGRAYLPVKDIIVANGDTVIRYLKIQDEERKALPGQPQIHVALQFRSVSQEESWGVGIKTPGFEGVPYTFFRQRQGCKVTLYQDANISDGFKPDIPGMTYDPRRCWEDIYDAINKAKHFIYITGWSVYTEITLIRDPKKEKPGSDETLGNLLLKKAKEGVKVLLLVWDDRTSIELLKQEGLMSTHDEETSAYFRFRGVHCVLCPRNPDNKRSFVEGIKIATMFTHHQKTLIVDSENPNPGEKRTVVSFIGGIDLCDGRYDTQDHPLFDTLKDIHHDDFHQPNFNYSSIEKGGPREPWHDIHCKLEGPVAWDVLYNFEQRWLKQAVCRKHHLFSTKKIEEMTVRPPKNLPLDHSETWCVQLFRSIDNGAVVGFPENVKIAHQYGLLSGKNTIIERSIQDAYINAIRRAKNFIYIENQYFLGSSFGWNSEDVKDEDIAALNLIPKELSLKIVSKIKAGERFSVYIVIPMWPEGIPESGPVQAILDWQRRTIQMMYRDVAQALHNEGNPRDYLTFFCLGNREKENKSGEYLPNEKPDPNSDYGRAQQSRRFMIYVHSKMMIASCSSQLMMST is encoded by the exons ATGACGCAGGAGGAGCAGAAACATTTGCTGCATGGGACACTTTCTGCAACAATATATGGGATAGAAGAGCTACCATTTGGATGTAGAGAGAATTTTTGCCTCCAG GGGACGATGACTGCAAGCAAGTTCCAGAAAAAATGTCTCGCCACATTCAAGAGAACG GCCTTAGGTCCACAGCTGTATGCTACGGTTGATCTAGACAAAGCCAGGGTTGCCCGAACAGGAGTTGTAAGACACAAGCCATCTTCACCCCAATGGAACGAGACCTTCCGCATATATTGTGCCCATTTGATCTCACATGTTATATTCACTGTAAAGGATAACAGTCCCATAGGAGCAGTGCTAATAGGCCGAGCTTATTTGCCTGTCAAAGATATTATTGTAGCCAATGGGGATACCGTGATTCGCTATCTTAAAATACAGGATGAGGAGCGCAAGGCACTACCTGGACAGCCCCAAATCCATGTTGCATTGCAGTTTCGAAGTGTTAGCCAGGAGGAAAGTTGGGGTGTGGGAATTAAAACCCCGGGTTTTGAGGGAGTTCCTTACACTTTCTTTCGACAGCGACAGGGCTGCAAAGTTACTCTGTATCAAGATGCCAATATCTCCGATGGTTTCAAGCCTGACATACCTGGGATGACTTATGACCCTCGTAGATGTTGGGAAGACATCTATGATGCAATTAATAAGGCCAAACACTTCATTTATATAACCGGTTGGTCTGTTTACACTGAGATAACTTTGATAAGGGAtccaaagaaagaaaagccTGGAAGTGATGAAACACTTGGGAACCTGCTTTTGAAGAAGGCCAAGGAAGGGGTGAAAGTTCTTTTGCTTGTTTGGGATGATAGAACTTCCATTGAGTTGCTGAAACAGGAAGGCTTGATGTCAACCCATGACGAAGAAACATCGGCCTATTTTCGGTTTAGGGGAGTGCATTGCGTTTTATGTCCTCGTAATCCTGATAATAAACGAAGCTTTGTTGAGGGCATTAAAATTGCTACCATGTTTACTCACCATCAGAAGACACTTATAGTTGATAGCGAAAACCCGAACCCGGGAGAGAAGCGAACGGTTGTCAGTTTTATTGGCGGTATTGATCTTTGTGACGGAAGATATGATACGCAAGATCATCCTTTATTTGATACATTGAAAGACATCCATCATGATGATTTCCATCAGCCAAACTTCAATTACTCATCAATCGAGAAAGGCGGTCCGAGGGAGCCTTGGCATGATATTCATTGCAAACTAGAAGGTCCGGTTGCTTGGGATGTCCTTTACAATTTCGAACAAAGGTGGTTAAAACAAGCTGTGTGTAGGAAACATCACCTGTTTTCTACGAAGAAGATAGAAGAAATGACAGTCCGACCACCAAAGAACCTGCCTTTAGATCACAGTGAAACATGGTGTGTCCAGTTGTTTCGATCCATTGATAACGGGGCGGTTGTTGGCTTTCCTGAAAATGTTAAGATAGCACATCAATATGGCCTTCTAAGTGGAAAAAACACCATCATTGAACGAAGCATTCAAGATGCATATATCAATGCAATTCGCCGAGCAAAGAACTTCATTTACATTGAAAACCAATATTTCCTAGGAAGCTCCTTTGGTTGGAACTCTGAGGACGTCAAGGATGAAGATATTGCTGCTTTAAATCTCATACCAAAAGAACTCTCCCTAAAGATTGTAAGTAAAATTAAAGCAGGCGAGAGGTTTTCAGTGTACATTGTGATTCCAATGTGGCCTGAAGGCATACCAGAGAGTGGTCCTGTCCAGGCAATCTTAGATTGGCAAAGGAGAACCATTCAAATGATGTATCGTGATGTTGCTCAAGCCCTTCACAATGAGGGCAATCCCCGAGACTATTTGACATTTTTCTGCCTTGGGAACCGGGAGAAAGAAAACAAGAGTGGAGAGTACTTACCTAATGAGAAACCAGACCCTAATTCAGATTATGGGAGAGCTCAACAGTCACGCCGATTTATGATCTATGTTCATTCAAAGATGATGATTG CTTCTTGTTCTTCTCAGTTGATGATGAGTACATAA
- the LOC105767384 gene encoding EIN3-binding F-box protein 1, giving the protein MSKLFSFSGTDDFCPGGSIYTNPKESSLFLSLGRHVDVYFPSRKRSRISAPFVFSGERFEQKKPSIEVLPDECLFEIFRRLPGGQERSSCACVSKRWLTIVSNIRSNEISDNKTTQALDLNYESTDKKGGDVSEVEDEDVAGGYLSRSLEGKKATDVRLAAIAVGTAGRGGLGKLFIRGSNSSRGVTAVGLRAISRGCPSLRVLSLWNLATVGDGGLCEIAEGCHQLQKLDLCHCPAITNESLLSLAKGCPDLTDLTIEGCANIGNEGIQAIARCCPNLKSVSIKDCPLLGDQGIASLLTSASYSLSKLKLQALNITDVSLAVIGHYGKAVTDLSLTSLPNVTEKGFWVMGNGHGLQKLKSFTVKACRGVTDLGLEAIGKGCPNLKQFCLRKCAFLSDNGLVSFAKAAGSLESLELEECHRVTQFGFFGSLINCGAKFKAISLMNCLGIKDLNVGLPPLPPCESLRSLSIRNCPGFGDASLAALGKLCPQLQNVELSGLHGITDVGFLPLLESCEAGLVKVNLSGCPNLGDKVVCKMADLHGWTLEMLNLDGCKVSDAGLVAIAENCRVLSDLDVSKCTITDSGIAALACSNLINLQILSVSGCNLVSDKSLPSLGKLGQTLLGLNLQQCKAISSGAVDLLVEQLWRCDILF; this is encoded by the exons ATGTCAAAGCTCTTTTCTTTTAGTG GAACTGATGATTTTTGCCCTGGGGGGTCGATCTACACAAACCCCAAGGAATCAAGTCTCTTTTTGTCCCTTGGACGTCATGTGGATGTATATTTTCCCTCTCGCAAGAGGTCCCGCATCAGTGCGCCTTTTGTTTTCTCTGGAGAGAGGTTTGAGCAGAAGAAACCATCAATTGAGGTTCTCCCTGATGAATGCTTATTCGAAATTTTCAGACGATTACCTGGGGGACAAGAGAGGAGTTCCTGCGCTTGTGTCTCCAAGCGTTGGCTTACAATTGTAAGCAACATCCGCAGCAATGAAATCAGTGACAACAAGACCACCCAAGCATTGGATCTTAACTATGAGAGCACAGATAAGAAGGGTGGAGATGTTTCTGAGGTTGAAGATGAGGATGTTGCAGGTGGATACCTCTCTAGGAGTTTGGAAGGGAAGAAAGCAACAGATGTTAGACTTGCTGCTATTGCTGTTGGAACTGCTGGTCGTGGAGGATTGGGCAAGCTTTTCATTAGAGGAAGCAATTCCAGTCGTGGAGTGACTGCTGTTGGCCTGAGGGCCATTTCTCGTGGATGTCCTTCTCTAAGGGTTCTTTCCTTGTGGAATTTGGCTACTGTTGGAGATGGTGGTCTTTGTGAGATTGCTGAGGGATGTCACCAGCTACAGAAGCTTGACCTTTGCCACTGTCCTGCTATTACTAATGAGTCTTTGCTTTCCCTTGCAAAGGGCTGCCCTGATTTGACTGATCTGACCATTGAAGGTTGTGCAAACATTGGAAATGAAGGTATCCAAGCAATAGCTCGCTGCTGTCCCAACCTAAAGTCTGTTTCGATCAAAGATTGCCCCCTCCTTGGAGACCAAGGAATTGCAAGCCTTTTGACTTCAGCCTCATATTCCCtctcaaaattaaagcttcaggCCTTGAACATTACCGATGTCTCTCTAGCCGTTATTGGGCACTATGGCAAGGCAGTGACTGACCTATCTCTCACTAGCCTTCCAAATGTGACTGAGAAGGGCTTCTGGGTTATGGGTAATGGTCATGGGCTACAGAAATTGAAGTCTTTCACTGTTAAAGCCTGCCGTGGAGTGACAGATTTGGGACTTGAAGCTATTGGCAAGGGTTGCCCGAATTTGAAGCAGTTCTGCCTCCGCAAGTGTGCCTTCTTATCTGATAATGGGTTGGTGTCTTTTGCCAAAGCAGCAGGTTCACTAGAGAGCTTGGAACTGGAGGAGTGCCACAGGGTCACCCAATTTGGGTTTTTTGGTTCTCTTATTAACTGTGGTGCAAAGTTCAAAGCTATCTCTCTTATGAACTGCTTGGGGATCAAGGACCTAAATGTAGGATTGCCTCCTCTACCACCTTGTGAGTCCCTTCGATCACTGTCTATCCGTAACTGCCCTGGGTTTGGTGATGCTAGCTTGGCTGCGTTGGGGAAGTTGTGCCCTCAACTGCAGAATGTGGAGTTGAGTGGGCTTCATGGAATAACAGATGTTGGGTTTCTCCCATTGCTCGAGAGTTGTGAGGCCGGTTTGGTGAAGGTTAATCTCAGCGGTTGTCCCAATTTGGGTGACAAAGTTGTTTGTAAGATGGCTGATTTGCATGGTTGGACTCTAGAGATGCTGAACCTTGATGGATGCAAGGTCAGTGATGCTGGCTTGGTTGCAATTGCAGAGAACTGTCGGGTGCTCAGTGATCTTGATGTCTCCAAGTGCACAATAACCGACTCTGGAATTGCAGCTCTTGCTTGTTCTAATCTGATCAATCTGCAGATCCTATCTGTGTCTGGTTGCAATCTGGTCTCCGACAAAAGCCTGCCATCACTTGGAAAATTGGGTCAGACCCTCTTGGGGTTAAATCTACAGCAGTGCAAGGCAATCAGTAGTGGTGCAGTTGACCTGCTAGTGGAGCAGCTATGGAGGTGTGATATCCTTTTCTAA